The nucleotide sequence ACCCCCGGTTTCGTACAACACTGGCTTCATTGTGGGCATTACATACCCAACGAAGCCTTAGTTGTTGTGAGCTGTATTATTAATGATTTTTTAGTCTATCAATTTCATTACTAAGAGAAGGTTTAATATTTGGCCTTTTCTTCAGTTTATCTTTTATTACATTGAAACAATCATCAAAGTTAGATAAATCATTATCTGTAAAAGTAATTGTAGTAATTCCAAAATTTTCAAAATACTTGTTTCTTTTAGACATTTTCTTTCCCCACTTCTCTTTTAATTCTTTATTGACCAATACTTGCTTTTCTTTTAACTTCTCCACTGCCATATGACTTGATGCTGGGCTTATTTCAAATCCAATAAATTCTTCAGTATGGGGATTTAATATTGTAAAATCTAATCTATGTTCATGATGACGCTCTAGCCCAGCATATCGGAACTCTGGAATTAAGAAAGGTTCGTTACTTATATCATTTGAAGATTTTAAATATTCAATATATTTTTCACAGATTTGTTGTTCATACTGTGATTTAGATAATCTTTTGAGAACGCTAAGATAAAATGTATAGAAATCACTTAGTTCTTTGAATACAGTAGGACTATTAGATGAAGGGTCAATTAAGCCTGTACTCATCACATGACCTATAGTCCAGTAATTATATTTAACTCTTCTAATTTCACTTTTGTCATTAGTCCAATCATCTAGCCTTCTCACCGGAGCAATAATTAAACCATAGGTTAATTGATAACCAAACCAAATTGACCACAGATTTTCATCTGGTTTTAATCTTACCCTTTGGTCTAAATGTTTATAGAAATTTCGCTCTAGAAATTTACTAGCATAAGTAAAAACAGTTTCATCCTGAAGTAACCTGACATTCCTAAAAGAAGCCTTTGCATTATAATCCATAGTTGGATTATATTTTAAATGATTTTTTTTATCCTCATCAAATGCATCATTTAAGCCTTTAATCCATTGTGCAAAAAAATCATCACTACTTGCAAACTGGGTTCGAACACTATCCACATATGTATTGTTCTTACCACCTACAATCCCGTTAAGCTTATGCATTTCTACATTTTCATTAAGAATAATACTTGCCCTTCTTAATGCATGTGGTAAAATTTCTTTTATTTCTTTTGTTAGGTCATCTTGAAGGTCTTTAAGCAACCTTTCTTTTTCATTCAATTTTTTTGGCATATTTTTACTGATATAGCTCACAACGTTGATATATGCCTCGGTGGGGGATTTCAAAGCAGTTAATTATCCACCGATACCAAAGTAAGATAATGAGAAACAGCCTGACTTACAATACCCGCCCCCACTGAGGTATATATACTGTTATGCGGACGGCTTTATTTTCTGTTCGTTATTCATCTTCTCATGATTTGGAATAAAAATATCTACACTTCCAAATGAGAGTTTGTTGAAATAATTTGGGTTTTCAATATTATGCGTATTTGTCAAAAGTAATGGCAAAATAGCTACAAGTCCAATTATTACCGTTACACTATGTTTCGGATATTTTGCGATTACAAAAAGCAGCAATGCTGCACCAACTGCAAGCCCTATCTTTTCCCCATCAGAAAGTTTTATTGAGGAAATAAGTTCTGCGGTTTTTTGAAAATTTTCATGTTGAACTTCCTTTTTACTGTTCTCAAATTCTGCTGGCGCAATAAATCCACTGTAAACCCCAAAAAAAATGTCACTACTTGAAATATCGTTGCCAACAATAAGTGCACGAGGCATTAATAATTTTTTATTTCCGATAATATGAGGCAAAGAACTTTCTCGTTTGTCCTGCTTAGATGTTTCAGTTTTTAGGCTGGGGTATGTCAAGGAGTTCAAAAAATTTTTTCCCTTAACTGGGTGTGTATGAAATTTTACAGGAAGATAACCTTGTGAAAAAAGTTCGTTTAAGGCTTGATTTAATTGTATTCTGTCAGACAAATAGGCGTTTGATTTATTTCGGCCATCATTTCTCGGATTATCTTCAATAGCATTTCTAATGTAGCTTACTTTGTCAATAATGAGAATAAATTCTTCATTTTTTCTAGTTGGCTTCGCCCATAGAACACCACCTATTTCTTCGTCTGTTTTATAGTTTCTTTTTAAGTCAGACACAATTTCTTCATTTACTCGAAATCTGCATGGCGTACTCAAATGAAATAGTTCATCGTCATCAACAGTCCTTGTTTCTAGGAAACCTGCGTTTTTATATTCTATTAGTTTTTGTTCCATTCTAATTCAGGTATATATTGGGTAGTGTCTTTATTCTAGCTGCCGCCTAACGGTTTGCAGCTACAAGAAGTTGGCGATTTCGAAGCACTTCACTGTCAAACAAGCACAAACTTTGATAGAATCACAAAGCTTGATTTGAACACTGAATCGCCACTTTTGGGTAGCTGCTGTTAGCGTGTCGTTTTATTCTTTTCTCTTTATAAATTTCAATAAGTCATTTTTATCTTCTGTAAAATTGATTGTCGAAACAAGCTTTTTATCTTCAGTTAAGATTGCGAAATGTGGTTGATGCCCGGTTTTAGTTAATTCTATCTGTAACTGACTATTCAATTTTCCGATAGTTCTTAACGTGTCTTTGGAAAATTCGCTTTGTTTCCAGAGCTCTTGTTCTGCTGGTGTCCGGTCATCAACCATTAAAGTAATGAAAATATATTCTTCAAGTATTGCATCCTTAATTTTTGAATTTTCATTTATCATTTCTTCCATTTTTCGACAATTGACGCAAGCTATACTGGAAAAATAAAGCAATACGGTCTTGTTTTCCTGTTTTGCTTTTTCAAGTGTTTTATTTAAATCGA is from Cytophagaceae bacterium ABcell3 and encodes:
- a CDS encoding thioredoxin family protein translates to MSFIGYENFDLNKTLEKAKQENKTVLLYFSSIACVNCRKMEEMINENSKIKDAILEEYIFITLMVDDRTPAEQELWKQSEFSKDTLRTIGKLNSQLQIELTKTGHQPHFAILTEDKKLVSTINFTEDKNDLLKFIKRKE